The genomic segment GAAAGACTCAGTTATCGTCTCCTTTTCAGTAACGCACGGTCACAGTGGATGAAACGCGTAAACACAGCGACTGCACAGAAGAAGTCTCATATTTAGAAATGAGACGAGGCGAACTAGAAGTTACcgggatgtaactccagttctacgAGTAGCCCACCGTCCCGTATAACACAAAGCAAATAACAGAATGTAAAGTTACTGTTGGGACTATAATTAAAGCATGATGCCTCCATCTGAACTATAAATCTACAGCAGCTGACTGGAGCTTCGGTCTGAAGGCTGAGTGCTGACAGCTGTCaagttgtactgtatgtcccGTTTCACTAATGTATACATAATTAATGGTTTCACTGTCTTGTCCTGCAGTCCGATCTGTTATTCATGGGAAGGAGGGAAGCTGCTGGCCCACAATCCGGACTACGACGAGATCGTGGTGACCCGAGAGGACTACGAAGAGAACGGACATTGTGTTTGTGAAGAAAAGTTTGATATTTGAGGTCTCTGCTGCAGACTCTTCTGCTTCGTCACGGACGTGAAAACAAACCTGCATCTGCGAGATGAGAGTCGGACGACCTGCCAGCTGATGTTTATGTCGCAGCTCTGATTCACTTGGTGACGCTGCAAAGTGCATTCAGACACGagagaaatgaaatgtttttctccAGCAGTTAcgttttatttcagtgttagATTTTTATACACGTGTCTGCGCTGATTGTTCTTCTGACCTTTTTGTCAGAAGAAGAAGGTGCTGGAGCCAGCAGACGTTGTGGCCTCGAGCACTtctgaaatgacattttaagacaaaaaTGCTGGTAATACTTGagcattaacatttaaataagagCTGTCTCGTGTCTCTCCCGGTTTGTAATCTTTGTTTTTGGCCACATGCCATTTAAATCTGCCTTTACAAGATGTTCAAAGTACTTTGATTTACTTCCGAGAACCTACAACAAACTCATTTGGTCTAAACTTTCTTTTTACTGACATTTACGTGAGCAGCGTACTTACACGGGAGCGGTGACTCATGGGTCGCATCATGTTTCCAGCAGTTTTATCGGGCGTATCGCAGCCTAAAGTAAAAGTCAGTTTGTCCATCCAGTTTATTCCGCTGACAGTGAGTCAGGTCGTCCGCAGACGCTTCTGTGATGGATTTCAGTCAGAAGCATTTAAAGCTTCGGTTTATCTGGGACTTTCCGCAGGTATAATGTGACAAATTATCGTTTAttccaaatattttcattatctcaATATGAAAAATTCAAAGGGCACAAAATATGACtggaatcttttttttaaagtatattttggaGGTGAGAGAAACGACGTGACGAAGGCTCGTGGCCAGcgccttaaagggacagttcaccccaaaatcaaaaatacatattttcgtCTCACCTGTCGTGTTTCTATACTTAGAGATTTGTCGTGAGCAGTTtaatgtaggaactattttctttgtgCCGATCGCTCCCACATGAAACCGCTTGTTCTTGAAATCTTGAGTCAGGATTTCTGGAAagactgttttttattttttgtcgctttgagctccacaagccgtctagtcccattatattcaacaCGTGCAGACGTCTCTACGGCCgctatctccaaaactctgcagctcacacCGAAACTATCCAGGTGATAAACAGCTCTGCAGGTGAGAGGAGACGTGTAGtttagattttggggtgaactgcccctttaagTCTTTTTTAAAGAGTCTCTTTGTAAAGAGGATGGCCGGATTATTACAGTGGCAGGGTCCACTGTGATATAACATCTCTGTACAGTTATTCAGCTGTCGGGGAGCCTCGGGGGCAGAGCTGGTCTGTTGTAATCTGGTCTGTCCACAGCTCAGTCACTAATGGGCCGGGTATTTATGGGTCtgttataaaaacagaagacaCTTATCTTTTTAACATATTTTGGTGAGGAAGATACAAAAACAGGGTTTAACGTGACTGCAGACTGTCTCCACAATGTCTAACAGGAACTCCCAGCTGTAACTGCATGTGAGAAATGTCTGGAAAACGTCCATATTAGTATTTTTGGAAGTTTTTAGtccgttaaaaaaaaaaactacagtactGCAAATTTATTCCCAGAACTATTCTGTTGTTTTCTACGTTTTACGGTGTTTTCCACCCGGCAGTTTGAAACTGGCCCAGTAGACGGTGAGACATGTTAACACCTCGTTATCTACATTTTACactaaaaattatttattgacTTATGAATCAATTAGCAGAAGattaatcagcagctgttttgatgtttgaagtcgtttctcctgtaaatcccttcctggctgcagctcctcagatgtgcagatctgctgcttttcctctgaacgactgtaataactgtgatgtttgttaataacgtcgagcttcggactgtcggtcggacacgacgacacggtgaaggcgtcgctttgggctctgggtcgtcgtgacggcgtttctcaccgttttcaccagttttccaaaccgatcgatcgatggatcgacggagaaaagaatcagcagatggatccagaatgaaaagcatcatcagctgcagtccgacacaaaccggttcaacatgagctccagctccaccagctgcagcagcaacatcctgctttacattaatgcacgaggaataataacctgatgatagaatatataacagcacagcagccacagggacgctgcactgctttaatgctttaagggctttttcctgatcacactctcacactttcactgcagtacagtgttgtattagtacctttactgcagtactgtgttgtattagtacctttactgcagtacagtgttgtattagtactttcactgcagtacagtgttgtattagtacttttactgcagtacagtgttgtattagtacctttactgcagtacagtgttgtattagtacctttactgcagtactgtgttgtattagtacctttactgcagtacagtgttgtattagtactttcactgcagtacagtgttgtattagtactttcactgcagtacagtgttgtattagtacctttactgcagtacagtgttgtattagtacctttactgcagtactgtgttgtattagtacctttactgcagtacagtgttgtattagtactttcactgcagtacagtgttgtattagtacttttactgcagtacagtgttgtattagtacccgtactgcagtacagtgttgtattagtacttttactgcagtacagtgttgtattagtacttttactgcagtacagtgttgtattagtacctttactgcagtacagtgttgtattagtactttcactgcagtacagtgttgtattagtacttttactgcagtacagtgttgtattagtacctttactgcagtacagtgttgtattagtactttcactgcagtacagtgttgtattagtacttttactgcagtacagtgttgtattagtacttttactgcagtacagtgttgtattagtacttttactgcagtactgtgttgtattagtacctttactgcagtactgtgttgtattagtacctttactgcagtacagtgttgtattagtacttttactgcagtacagtgttgtattagtacctttactgcagtacagtgttgtattagtactttcactgcagtacagtgttgtattagtacctttactgcagtacagtgttgtattagtactttcactgcagtacagtgttgtattagtacctttactgcagtacagtgttgtattagtacctttactgcagtacagtgttgtattagtacctttactgcagtacagtgttgtattagtacctttactgcagtacagtgttgtattagtacctttactgcagtacagtgttgtattagtacctttactgcagtacagtgttgtattagtacctttactgcagtacagtgttgtattagtacttttactgcagtacagtgttgtattagtacctttactgcagtacagtgttgtattagtacctgtactgcagtacagtgttgttttagtacttttactgcagtacagtgttgtattagtacccgtactgcagtacagtgttgtattagtacccgtactgcagtacagtgttgtattagtacttttactgcagtactgtgttgtattagtacccgtactgcagtacagtgttgtattagtacttttactgcagtacagtgttgtattagtacccgtactgcagtacagtgttgtattagtacccgtactgcagtacagtgttgtattagtacccgtactgcagtacagtgttgtattagtacttttactgcagtacagtgttgtattagtacccgtactgcagtacagtgttgtattagtaccCGTACTGCAGTAGTGTTGTATTAGTACCcgtactgcagtacagtgttgtattagtacttttactgcagtacagtgttgtattagtacccgtactgcagtacagtgttgtattagtaccCGTACTGCAGTAGTGTTGTATTAGTACCcgttactgcagtacagtgttgtattagtactgATACCAACGCCGCCCTTTGAACCGCCGCCTCGCGCTCTGGTTATGGCGGGAATCCAGCAGAAAGTCGGCGGCGCTAGCTGGGTTAGCATTGTTGGGTTAGCATTGCTGCGTCAGTTTGTGTTTAACCAGCTGAGTCTAGCCTCATTCAGAAAGTAACAAGTGTCTCAAAGCCAGAATAGGGTCCGTTTGATTTAAAGAATTGACTAAAATTAAGTTGTGTCCGTCTGTTAATGACAATTTGTTGCCAGTCGTAGCTTTATAGCTAGATCCATTAGCAGCTAAcgctaagctaacattagcagttAGCTGGGTAACATTAGGCGCCATTAGCAGAGTCCAGGTTGTGTTGGTTGGAAGAATGGCAACAGCCAGAAGacagatgaagaaaaaacaccCAGAAGAAAAATCAGATAAAAAAGTGTTTGATTTTACTCAAGAGGATGAGAAGAAGGAGCTGAGCGGTTCAGAGGACGACGCTAGAGACCGTAGGTGTAACTTTAGCTTTAGCTGGTGTTAGCTTTTGACACCTGTTTAGCTATTAAAAAGGACATTAACTTTGAATTTTGATGACTGTTGCTGTCACAAGATGAAACTCCGATAGTGGACAAGTTGGCCAAGAAGAGACCCGCAGCGGACTTTGAAGAGGAGGCGACCTGTGCAGTCGGTGTCGGGTACTCCATATCAATactgtttctctgcagctttATTTAGCCAGCTAATGCACTGAATGTGTGCTGATCCTGTGCACTACAGGCCTCCAGACCAAACATCTGCCCGACATTTAGCAGGACTgactaaaaaaatatttcctgtCAGGTgggatttaaataatcaatgaagttaTGACGCTGTGGCTCGTGCATAAATGCGCGCAGCATCTCTGTTAATGGGGAGAGGCTTCACCTTACTTCACCCACCTGACCCGCGGATTATCCGCAGACCCCGCGGATATAAATACTGGGAGCAGCGCTTTTTGCTGTCGGAGCATCGATGTTCTGAACTGAGACGTTAAAAAAGGACAATGTGTCCAGTAAACACGCCCTGTGCCGACAGGTGAGCGGCAGGTGCCGACAGGTGCCGACAGGTGCGCGGCCGGCAGAGCAGCCTGACGCACTGAGGAGTCGGAAATGATAATAAATCTAACACTGCTCATAATATAGCCAAAGAAGAGCTTTCTTTTACTAAATTCACgtccattaaaaacatttatctgcacCTTTTATTCCTGTTTAAAATCATTTACACGTGTTAAGAAATTACCAATGTGTATAACTGCCTGAAAATGTATTGTTGGATGCACCTAAattaaaaagttagtctggagccctgcaGTAGCTAAAGTAGTTACATATGAAAAACGTGTTTCTCTTTCCACACTTTCAGGAATGAGGTACAGTCCATGCTGGAGAAATTCGGAGGTAAGcaggtgtgttcaggtgtgtgccCGACTGTAGCGTTAGGTCAGTAAGTAAAGCTTGAAGCTGAACTTTTGGACAGATTTATAGTCTTGTTTACTTACTCATTGATCAGGTATTTACTGAGTGAATTTTATACTGTAGTCCTTGTTAAGAAAACACCAATACACCTGTGCAGGTTGGTAAAAACACTAGAACAAATGTGTTTATACTCAGCAAAGCATCAGCATCCAAACGCACGTACTGTATTGACACCAGTATTGAAAGAGCTTTTCCTTAGTGTGACAGAAACATGCAGTGTTGTTTGCTTCCAGCTGATATCAGCAAGGTGATGCAGGCCAAGAAGAAACGCCTGGAGTGTCTGACAAAGAACTACATGAAGGGAAGCCAGCACAAACTGGAGCAGCTGTGGAACAACTATCACGGCCAGAGGTGTGAGCTTCTCCACAACACCTGATGAAACCACTGATATCTGTAGGAAATGACGTCACTGCCGCAGGTTCAAACATAAGAGGACAACACGGCCGACAGTTAAAATGCCACAGTATATTAGGTGGAAAATTAACTGGAAAGTAAGAAATGATAGAAGTTACGACATTATGAACTTAAATGatagaaatgtaataaataaattactgatTATTTTAGGGATGCTCAGATATATTGGCCGATGTTTGTGTTGTGTCGCAtcaattttttaataaataaccaacattttgtgttggttatttgtatttgttgattagcagctaaaaaaagaatctttttcatgtgaaaggTTATATTAAAGGTTGTTTAATAAATCTGATTGAATTTATGCTTATTCAGAGTTTGTGCTGAAGggctgaatgactttaaaacagttcagttattcttttataatgaagatttctttgtttccacGGCACAAAAGGGggaataaacaacaacaaaaacaaaatacacatcGGTATCGGCCCAGAATTTCACAGTCGGTGCATCTCTAGATTATTTACATCACCATTCGGATCATTTCTcagatgaaaatattaaataaatcatcCAAATGGCCATCAGCTGTTCAACACAACCTAAAATGGCTGagtttgaagtgtgtgtgtgtttgcaggcagAAGTTGAGTCAGCAGTACTCGCAGCAGGTGTCCTCGGCGCTGCAGCAGTGGGAGGCTGAAGCCCAGCGAGctgaggagcaggaggagaagctCAACGTTGGTTCACTTCCTTGTTCGACTGGTTAGATTGGGCCGCAGGTTTGATGCTCTGTGACCTCTAGTGAAGGATCCTATCCAGGCTTAGAGCTCATCTTGTGACGCAGGGTTCATCACCAACAAGGGTGGATTGTTTTAAAGTGATGGTTGATCCTTGAGTTGTAAATACGCCCGGCCATATATACACTTAATTATCTTCATCGGTCGTTAAAGCTGCTGCCGTTTTCTCGGGTTGCACCGCTGACTTAatatataacctttatttaattagGAAGTCACATTGAGATTAAACCTCCTAGCCGAGACAGCAGCATCCAACACATAACAGGAAGAACAACTTCCGATCACAACAGCAACAATAGGCACGACGACAATACactacattaatattaatataattaacaAGGCAGTGATGTTGAGTCGTGTGTTTGTTAGGTAATGAACTGAACCACCTGCAGCTAGCAGTGACCACATCCCTAATTCTAAGTTTAAAAGGGTGGGAGATTGAGCTTGGCCTGCAGATCGTCCCAGGACCAAGGGCTGTAGTAGAGCACTTGTACTGCAAGAGGTGCTTCAAACTGAAGCCATTTGTGCGACCTGCACAACGCTGCCACAAACGACTGCTTCAGACTCGCACAACCTGCGCTGTGATCCAGACGGGGCAGAAATGAACACTTTTATAGTaaccgtagaaaaggtttcagtcgtagtcgtctggacgctgttttcagaatcaagacgtttcggctcccatccggaagtcattctcaattgtgaaaaaagaaggtcagtttcaggtgaaactagctattaacagatactcaggtagactcctccctgagggcggggcttaagcaacagagtagcttaaatttctgagttctcagaccattttcacaattgagaatgacttccggatgggagccgaaacgccttgattctgaaaacagcgtccagacgactacgactgaaagcTTTTCTACGATGAGTTATTAACagtcctggacgaatgagggacgacaccgtctcaCTTTTATAGTCTCCTAAAGTTCACTGAACTGTGTCAGGGCGGTTTGTCTCCTTTTCCACGCAGCGTTAAATTCACCAAACCGTTTTTGGCATCCTGCTTTGAAGCCTCAGTATGTACCCTGCCACTTCGATTTGTTAGAATCAGTCGTGAGGAATGTCGCTGCCTCTTGCCCTTCACAATATGAAATCGGTATGTTTTATCCACTTTTTGTTCACATCATCACATtgtgaataaatatataaaggACACAATGAAGAATTTTGAAGGagtaaaaacatttgcagaggAACAGCAGTAAATCTCAGCCGGTAGTCTGTGGCAGCATCGTGCAGTTTGAACAGTTCAAAGCGTTTGGTGATCGGACACTGCCTGAAAAGGGAGAGTAACTACCTCGGCACAGTTTCGTACATTAGATGATTATTTGCGTTTACatattatatgtatttacatAATGATGATGTTTCGACTAGTTGACGTAATGACATCACACCGTTACGCAGAGCAACAACGAGCCGGGCtgaaagtaataataataaataataaaactttatttatagagaacttatcaaaacagagtacaaagttcttcacaacaagagaaataagataccacagtgaatgatgaaatataaagaaataaaatacataaaatacacagaagcaataagataaacaataaaataagcagttcaggtaaaatcaggatctgctttcagataaaaatgtgttttgagacgagacttaaacgaagactctgactcagacagcctgatgtcttcgggcaggttgttccagatcctcggggccctgatggccaaagctctgccccccttagtttccatcctggactcgggaacagacaggagacccctgcccgaaagTAACTCCCGGCTCCCCGGTGGAGGAGCGACTTCagtagtggaagtggtttggttacaaaagatcagaTGTACAACAAACCACGGTAATATGTAAGACGTGCGAGAAGACTAACAACAAAAGGGGGCAATGCAACAATCAAGAATATCATTATCACAGAAATATCGTGATATTATTTTAGCCCTGCTGTGTGAGGAAGTCCTGGTCAGGATCAACACAAGAGTCAGCAGTTTGCTTCTATGCGTTTACAGCAGGAGAGTCAACATTCATGAGACGTCAAAACTGAATATTGCTATTTCATAGTGCTGTAATTGATTAAAACGTGATTCATAATTTGTCACTTTGAAGACGTGGTGCATTAAATACGTGTAAATACCATAAAACTTGTAACTAGAATACGCTCAGTGCTCTCCAGGGTTCACTGACTCTGTTTCTTCTGGCTGTAGAATCTGttcagacagcagcagaagatCCTGCAGCAGGCCCGCGTGGTGCAGAACCAGAAGCTGAAGACTGTCCGAGAGCTGTACGAGCAGTTTGTAAAGGTGGGGCCTTTGAAACCTGTGTGAGGATGTGGACTGTTTTCATGCATCGTGTCACGTTCTGCCTCCTGTTGTTCTCCCGACACCTGCAGAAGGAAGCGGAGGTCCATCGGATAACGTCTCGGTCGTGTTTGTTAGCTGGGACGGTGTAAAGTTAAAGGACATTCAGTCATTAGAAACAGAATGCAGAACTGCAGGAAGGACACTTGAGTCGGATGTATTTGTCTACAACTCACctgagtttttaaatgaagaagtCAAACTGAAGCTCTTTCTGTATTTCCTCCAGAACATGGAGGACATGGAGAACAGCCACGAGGCTTTCCTGCAGGGAGCGCAGCAGGAGCTGAGGAAGGAGATGGCCACCCTGCAGAAGAAGATCCTCATGGACACGGTGAGTGCAGATAGTGGACTCACGGTCGACATATCTGTTAAATGCTGACAACAACTGGTGTGTGGCAAACAAGACTAAATGAACAAAGGGCTGTTCTCAgagatttaatttgaaataagtTCTCTGTGTAgaagaatatttttaaaagaacgCTGTTTTCCAGAGATTTCTGCATAAAATATTTGTCAGCTGTTATTGGGCCAGTATTTCTCTTATCAGCACATCCCAAACTCAGTCGAGCAGAGTAAAtgtattgacagaaaattacaaCTAATTAAACACGcagtatgtaatttctgccgCTAGCGGTCTCTCACATACAACAATAACACAAGACcggtgaatcagaatcagaaatactttattgatccctgaagggaaactctttgttacagcagctcactgtcagtcagtgcacacaggagaaagtactagcaaaaaatataatacactataaaaacaggtcagaaaataaataaagtaccaggtgggtttaccggttgatgatgataatacagtataataatacaatgtaataaaatcagtaataagtagtggtgcatgtactgtcgagttaagtgtagcttattgagattattaagatattgcacagactaacatgggaaaactaaatattgcacgaaGTTGCCCAGGTCCGCGTCTCAGACACGTTAcaaaggacgcagtaaactcatgatgatgatgctacATCGTGAACAACAAATTCGTGTTGAaatcacagaaataaacaaaagaaacgtCGCTGTCAATAAACCtttttcttatatatatatatatatatatatatataatatataaaatacactgtatctctccagcaccaaacgggaaacattctcccactaaaatagcGCAGCTAAACAATGGAGGCTGGTAGCGAGTTGAGGCGACGAAATCCAAAAAGTGAAGTGTGGAAAGTATGAAAGTACGGAAATAGagtttatctttatggattatactgatgccaaattgacaaaAAGACTGTCGACATATGACGCCTTTTATCTCgtgtttctagagttatgtgtttttgcggACACGTAAGGAATCATTAATATGTCacatttcttaaagggagtcTGGTGTAATGTTTTCCCCGGGAGCTTCAGTTTAACTGCTAACACTGTATGGAGCCTGTGTTTTTAAACGTTTAGTCACCACCACAGAAACTCTAGGGAACTGCTAAGGTATGATACGGTTGTCTGACGTTGACtgcggttagttattggtttgattactaataataatgtgtgtttgtattgattactgcCAGTGTCTGATCAGGCTAATCATCACATTCATGCTGTCGATATTTGTTtccacagcaacagcaggagATGGCCACAGTCCGCAAATCGCTGCAGTCCATGTTGTTCTAGCCTGCTGTTACCACGGCGACGGAGCCAGTTCCTACTTTAAGGGTGCGTTCTAGGTTGGTGTCGTTACCATGGTTACTGTAGTTGTGTTCTGTAGCGTTGTCACGGTTACGTACTGTACCTTC from the Siniperca chuatsi isolate FFG_IHB_CAS linkage group LG4, ASM2008510v1, whole genome shotgun sequence genome contains:
- the sycp3 gene encoding synaptonemal complex protein 3, giving the protein MATARRQMKKKHPEEKSDKKVFDFTQEDEKKELSGSEDDARDHETPIVDKLAKKRPAADFEEEATCAVGVGNEVQSMLEKFGADISKVMQAKKKRLECLTKNYMKGSQHKLEQLWNNYHGQRQKLSQQYSQQVSSALQQWEAEAQRAEEQEEKLNNLFRQQQKILQQARVVQNQKLKTVRELYEQFVKNMEDMENSHEAFLQGAQQELRKEMATLQKKILMDTQQQEMATVRKSLQSMLF